ACGCGTGACTGGTCATATTCAAAACCGTAGGCTTATCGGTCACTGCCGCTATATCAAGCCGCAATCCGTGATCGTTCAGGGTATATATGGCAGAACAGTCCACCTTTCCGGGATATCCTTGGTCCTGATCCGGACTGGTGTATCGCAAAAGCACCCCCGGCCCGTCCTCGGTCTCCATCGGCTCGGCATCCCATACCTGCCTATGAAAACCCATGCTACCGCCGTGCAGATGGTGTTCACCACAATTCTTCTCAAGCTCAATCAGATTCCCACCCAGTGAAAAACGGGCGTATCCGATTCGGTTGGCGACCCGTCCTATCAGGCTGCCGAAATAGCATTCGTCCGCGACATATGCCTCCAGCGACTCAAGACCAAGAATCACGTCACCCATGGTACCGGTTCGATCCGGGACAGTCAGTCGGGTGATGGTGCCGCCATATGTGGCAATGGATGCCTCCATGCCACTTTTGTTGGTCAGGGTGAACATATCAACCTGTGTTCCGTCGCTCAGTATACCCCATCGAGTCCGTTCAATACTCATGAACGAACCCTCGCAGCGGATGAGCCACGAACCAACAGCTCGGTTTCCAGCGTCACGGTTTCCGGCGTGAAGTCTTTACCGGCCTCGAACTGTTTGAGCAGCAGTGCCACAGCCGTACGCCCCATTTCAAAAGCGGGCTGATACACCGTGGTCAACGCAGGTTCAATAAGGGCAGCGGCCGGGGTATCGGAAAACCCGACAAGCGCCACATCTTCCGGGATGCGAAGACCTGCTTCCTTGAACCGGGTAAACAACCCGACAGCCACCGGATCATTGATAGCCAAGATAGCCTCGGGCAACACATCCATGGCCAGATACTCTTCGGCACCGGCCCTGCCGTCTTCTTCCCTGTATCCGCCATGCAAATGATATTTCTCATCCACGACCAGTCCATGATCCCGCATGGCGTCCCGGTACCCTTCAAAGCGGTGTCGATTCAAGGCAATACCATCCTGCCCGGCAAGATGCGCGATACGCCGATAACCGGATTCGACAAGATGGGTCACAGCCCCATACGCGGCTCGATAATCGTCGATCACCACTTTACTCGTGTCCAATTCTTCCACGACCCTATCAAACTGAACCAGCGGGACGTTATGATGAATGACAGCCGAAAGATGTTCACTGTTCGTGGTTTCTGAAGAAATGGCGATAAGCAGTCCCGCTACCTGATTGGACACCAGTGCCTGGGTGTTGATGATTTCACGGGACAGGGTTTCATTGCTTTGGCAGACCATGATGATATAGCCGTGCTCATAAGCCACTTCCTCTATTCCACTGATGACGTTGGAAAAAAAATGATGCCGGATTTCCGGAACAATGACGCCGATGGTGTTGCTGCGCTTCTTTTGCAGGGATTGGGCAAGCTGGTTGGGTTGGTAATGGTATTTCTCTGCGGCTTCGACAACCTTGCGTTTGGTGGCGGAACTGATGTCCGGGTGGTCACTCAGAGCACGAGACACCGTGGACGGTGAAACACTCAGTTTTCTTGCAAGATCCTTGATCGTAAAGGAGCTCATGAGCTGACCACTCCCTGCACATCGTTCAGCCGGATGCAATCCAGACCCGGCTTGCGGATCTTCAGAGGCAACACCGCCCCGCGCTTGAAAATTCCATCCATGAAATCACGATATGCCTTCACCAGTTCCCTGGGGATATACGCCTGTATCGTTCCGGCAAACCCTCCGCCCTGAACACGCCATGCACCTCTACCACCGAGGAAACGCTCGGTCAGCATCAAGGCCAGAGGAATGCCCTGCTCCAACGGATTGGTCGTACTGATACAGTTTTGGAGCAGCCGCCAGGAAGAATCGCCTGACTGATTGACCAGCCTGAGAAAACGCTCCATATCCCCAGCTTGAAGGGCCGCTCCCTGCTTTTGCGCCCGGTCGCTCTCTTCGATAAAATGAATAAGCCGAAGCACTCCCCTGTCCCCGGCGAATCTGCGGATCGCAGTCACATTACTCATCACCTGCTGGACGGTCAGACCACGTGCCGTCTCCTGTCCCATAGCGCGGGCTGCCCGGCACATTTCTTCGGGAATGGCTGCATATTCCGGGGTGAGGTCGGCATGACTCCCGCCGGTATCAACCACGACGAGTTGATAGCCGGAGGCCTCAAAGTCAAAATCAATTTCAACGACCTCAGGTGCACTGGGCACCATGAAATCAATGGATAGAATACCCTGTGATGCACAGGTCAGTTGATCCATAAAACCACACGGTTTGCCAAAATAGGCATTCTCGGCTTCACGCCCTACAGTGGCCAGTTCCAATGGAGTCCGCTTGCCGTCACAATACAAGTGGTTGATAATTTGCCCGACACAGACTTCGAAGGCCGCCGAAGAGCTCAGCCCCGCACCCACAGGCACATCACCGGAAATACAGGCATCAAATCCCTTAACACCCCAACCCCGGGCGATAAATCCCGCAACAACCCCGCGAACCAGCGCAATGGATGTCCCTTCCTCTTCGACGCGAGGGGCAAGATCCGTGCAATCCACTTCAATATGGTCGGCAAACCCTTCCGAGCGAATACGGACGACGGGACCGTCCACAGGGCAGGCTGCGGCCAAACAGTCGAAATGTACGCCTGCGGCCAAGACGATACCGTTGTTGTGATCTGTATGGTTGCCGCCAAGTTCCGTACGTCCCGGAGCCGTCACCAGAACAGCCTTGCCATTCCCACTCCATTTCTCGAACCGGGACAGCAGATTCTTGTATCGTTGTCGCTGAATTGACAAGACGGGTTCGCCATACAACCGTATCAGCGTCGCATCCAGCACACCGGCGTCAAGCTCGCGCAAGTAGGTAGAGATGGAATCCATTACCTCTGCTCCAGATAATGTATTTCGGCCTGCTCCCGAATACGGGCGGCAGCGGCTTCGGCTGTCAGATCGCGCTGAGGCATGGCCATCATCTCATACCCTACCATGAATTTCTTCACGGACCTGGACCGCAAAAGGGGCGGATAGTAATGGATGTGGAAATGCCAGTGCGGATGATCCGCACCATCGGAAGGAGCTTGATGGATGCCCATGGAATAGGGGAATGATGTTTGGAAAAGATTGTCGTAACGAATATTCAGTCGGACCATGGCATCGGCCAGATCATCCCGACATGTCACATCCATTTCAAGGATGGATGTCATATGTCTTTTGGGCAGAATCATTGTTTCAAAAGGCCAGGTCGCCCAAAACGGCACCAATACAACGAAAGAGTCGTTCTCGAAGACAATGCGCTCGCTCTGCTTCAGTTCAGTTTCAAGATAGGCACACAGCAGACAGGAATCGTGCTCCCGAAAATATGCATCCTGGCGAGTCCCTTCCGTGGCTGGATACATGGGTACATTACGAGTCGCCCAAATCTGGCCATGAGGATGCGGGTTGGAGCATCCCATGACTGACCCACGATTTTCAAATATCTGAACATACCCGATGTCGTCACGCTCTCCCACTGCCCGAAACTCTTCACACCAGACATCCACGACACTGCGAGCCCGGGCTGCACCAAGTCGGGCCAGCGTCAGATCATGACGGGGAGAATAACAAATAACACGACAAAGCCCCGTCTCGGGTTCAGCCACAAGCAGCGTATCGTTATTGGAATGTACATCAGAGCCTTCAGGAAGATCCGGCAGGAGTGCGGCAAAATCATTGGTGAAGACAAAAGTATCAACGTACCGTGGATTGACAGCCCCACCCGCTCGGATATTGCCTGGACACAGGTAGCAGTTCTCATCGTATTCAGGCAGCAAGGCCAGGTCCGGCTCTTCCTGCTGTCCCTGCCAAGGGCGTTTGGTCCGATGAGGCGAAACGAGCACCCACTCACCAGTCAATTGATTCAGTCGTCTGTGTGGACTTTCTTCAAAATTCATAATGATCCCTGCGACAAAGAAGACCCAGCAACTCTCCCTGAACCGAAGGAATTCAACCCATTATCGGTCTTTCGAGCAACTCTTGCCAAAGGTTACGCAAACGTTTGCAGAACTGTACAAAAAAAACATGAAACAGGCATTTTGTCAATATGCTGTGACAATTGTTCGAAGAGTCAAAGAGACCTCGTTATATCAAAAAACGAACTTTTCTCTACAGCGAACAGCACACCAAAGTCATAAAACGTCAACTATCGCACTGCATCAAATTGGAAATACTCATCAAAAATCTGATCATACCGTCCACTCTTCCTGAGTTGACGAAGCCCCTGATTGAACGCGTCCATGATCTCCTGCCCGCCTTTGGCCTGACGGGATATTATGAGATGATTCTCTTCAACCATAAAAGGCTTGGGGTGGTATGTGATGAGTAATGCCTCCTCTCTCGGGATCTGCTTCCTCAAAAGATACAGCCCGACCGCAAGATTGCAGATATAAACGTCAACCCTGCCTGCGGCCAGTTTCCTCATGCCCGAAGCATAGCTTTTTGCGACGTCTATCTTTCCCTTTCCCTGGTCAAATATGCTGTCCAAAGGTATTTCGGACACACTTCCCAAAGCCACAGCCACTCGCAAATCCTTGAGGTCTTGAGGCTCGTTCCAGTCAAACTTCCGGTCTCGACGATAAAACAACACCCGCATGGATTCAAAAATTGAAGCACTGTACAGAAAATCCTTTTCCTTTTCTGCTGTTCTCAACCACCCGGAAGATCCTACTGTTGCCCCGACCATAGTCGCATCCAAGGCTCGCTTCCATGGAAGAAACACATAATCGACAGTCATCCCCACTTGAGCAAAACTCTCTGTGATTATCTGGTTGGCGACACCACCATGAGGAAGACTCTGTGAATAGTAGGGAGGCCACTCGCCGGACGTCAAAGAGACCTTCTCCATGCCAAAGGCTGTTGCGGCGCACAGAACACACACCAACACAAGACTTCCCCTCAGCAATCTTTCCCACTTCATACCCGATTTTCCTCGTCAAAAACGTTCTTAACCATAGGATACCGCATCTCCGGCTTCTCCGAAAAAACTCCACATCCTCATCCGGTATCACCAATTTTTCTTCAATTAAAGAAGCCCATTATAGACTTTCTCAATCGAGTCAACCTTTCGGTTGCAAACGAACAAATTCCCCACCCCGACACGAGCTTTTTTTACGCTCTGCTTACACCTTCTTGCATGTATCAAGATCTCCCGACATACGCGCATCTTTTAGCGACTTCTTTCGCCTTCCTGTCAATGCCACTTAACAGACGATTAAAGGACACCGTTTCGGTGTCTATGACTGAATTAATTACCAAAAGCTCTCTCCCCCCTCGCCTCCCCTTTCAGTCAACTAAAAATCATACAGAAATACCGACCCTCAAGATACTACCACACACCATTTATGGCGATTATTAAATAAAAAAGTATTCATAACCGCCCCGGTCGACAGGAGAGTCACGTTGTCTGACCAAAAACAGGCCGTACCCCGAAAACGTCTTTATTGCGGCTTCCTCGAACTGGTGATTTTCAGATGCGACGAAAAACTTTCAAACCGCCAAATGAATTTTGGACATTCGCCAGAGGATATATTCATGAATGACTCCTGAAAAAGGCACTTCACCCTTGCAGGATACACTATTCGCGATATACTGAAGCCAACCAGTCACCGTTAACCCAATGAAGAGGGACTTCATGACAAAAATCCGTTTCGGCATCCTTTCCACAGCCAAGATAGCCCGCACCAAAGTCATTCCTGCAATGCAGCAGGGTAAACTGACTGAAGTCACCGCCATCGCATCACGCTCGTTGGGAAACGCACAGAAAGTCGCTGATGAACTGGGCATTGCCAAGGCATACGGGAGTTATGAGAAATTGCTGGCGGACAAGAATGTGGATGCTGTTTACATCCCTCTGCCCAACCATCTCCATGTCGAATGGACCCTCAAAGCCATGAACAAGGGCAAACACGTTTTGTGTGAAAAACCCATGGGACTGACCGGCGATGAGGTCAACAGACTCATTAACGCCACGGTCACAGCACCGGATGCCAAGGTGATGGAAGGATTCATGTATCGTTTCCACCCGCAATGGATTGAAGCGAAACGGCTGGTCGATGAAGGCGAGATCGGCGAACTAGTCACCATCCAATCCTTTTTTTCCTACTTCAACGCAGACCCGAACAATATACGAAACAAAGCGGACCTCGGCGGCGGCGGCCTCATGGATATCGGATGCTATCCCGTATCCCTGTCACGGTTCATTTTCAATGCCCAACCTCGTCGTGTCATGAGTTTCAGGAATCAGGACCCTGAATTCGGCACGGATAGAGTTTTTTCCGGCATGCTTGATTTCAACGGACGGATTGCCACATTCACCTGCTCCACTCAAATGGCCGACTATCAACGTGTAAACATCGTAGGGACAACCGGACGTATCGAGATACTGATCCCGTTCAACGCCCCGCCGGATAAGCCATGCACCATTCTGCTCCAGCAGGGAGCCAAGGAAAAAATGGTTGTGCAGCCTCTCACCTTTGACCCCTGCGATCAGTACACCCTGCAGGGCGATGCGTTTGCGAGAGCCATCCTTGACGACACCCAGCCGCCTACGACACTCATGGACGCTTTTGACAACATGCATGTCATCGACGCCCTGGTAAAAAGCGCAGAGACAGGGCAGTGGGAGCGAAGTTAGACTTCTGCCCTGCTCTTTTTCTGGGCAATATTTCGCAGTGATTTCAGAAGATATTCCATCTCCACAGGTTTGGGAATATAACCATCCATCCCTGCATCAAGGAG
The genomic region above belongs to uncultured Pseudodesulfovibrio sp. and contains:
- a CDS encoding aldose epimerase family protein encodes the protein MSIERTRWGILSDGTQVDMFTLTNKSGMEASIATYGGTITRLTVPDRTGTMGDVILGLESLEAYVADECYFGSLIGRVANRIGYARFSLGGNLIELEKNCGEHHLHGGSMGFHRQVWDAEPMETEDGPGVLLRYTSPDQDQGYPGKVDCSAIYTLNDHGLRLDIAAVTDKPTVLNMTSHAYFNLSARPGADCLAHELCIQGSRTLAMDTENIPTGRLTNVEGTQFDFTNEVPIGSRIPEQGYDEYYVLDDTGPGLRLAASVYEPVSGRAMEVWTTSPGVQFYSGNHIPDLLPGKGGLMYCPRSGFCLETQGFVDAPNHPEFPQVTLAPGQEFLQTTLFNFFVK
- a CDS encoding transporter substrate-binding domain-containing protein codes for the protein MKWERLLRGSLVLVCVLCAATAFGMEKVSLTSGEWPPYYSQSLPHGGVANQIITESFAQVGMTVDYVFLPWKRALDATMVGATVGSSGWLRTAEKEKDFLYSASIFESMRVLFYRRDRKFDWNEPQDLKDLRVAVALGSVSEIPLDSIFDQGKGKIDVAKSYASGMRKLAAGRVDVYICNLAVGLYLLRKQIPREEALLITYHPKPFMVEENHLIISRQAKGGQEIMDAFNQGLRQLRKSGRYDQIFDEYFQFDAVR
- a CDS encoding galactokinase family protein; its protein translation is MDSISTYLRELDAGVLDATLIRLYGEPVLSIQRQRYKNLLSRFEKWSGNGKAVLVTAPGRTELGGNHTDHNNGIVLAAGVHFDCLAAACPVDGPVVRIRSEGFADHIEVDCTDLAPRVEEEGTSIALVRGVVAGFIARGWGVKGFDACISGDVPVGAGLSSSAAFEVCVGQIINHLYCDGKRTPLELATVGREAENAYFGKPCGFMDQLTCASQGILSIDFMVPSAPEVVEIDFDFEASGYQLVVVDTGGSHADLTPEYAAIPEEMCRAARAMGQETARGLTVQQVMSNVTAIRRFAGDRGVLRLIHFIEESDRAQKQGAALQAGDMERFLRLVNQSGDSSWRLLQNCISTTNPLEQGIPLALMLTERFLGGRGAWRVQGGGFAGTIQAYIPRELVKAYRDFMDGIFKRGAVLPLKIRKPGLDCIRLNDVQGVVSS
- a CDS encoding UDP-glucose--hexose-1-phosphate uridylyltransferase encodes the protein MNFEESPHRRLNQLTGEWVLVSPHRTKRPWQGQQEEPDLALLPEYDENCYLCPGNIRAGGAVNPRYVDTFVFTNDFAALLPDLPEGSDVHSNNDTLLVAEPETGLCRVICYSPRHDLTLARLGAARARSVVDVWCEEFRAVGERDDIGYVQIFENRGSVMGCSNPHPHGQIWATRNVPMYPATEGTRQDAYFREHDSCLLCAYLETELKQSERIVFENDSFVVLVPFWATWPFETMILPKRHMTSILEMDVTCRDDLADAMVRLNIRYDNLFQTSFPYSMGIHQAPSDGADHPHWHFHIHYYPPLLRSRSVKKFMVGYEMMAMPQRDLTAEAAAARIREQAEIHYLEQR
- a CDS encoding LacI family DNA-binding transcriptional regulator, with the protein product MSSFTIKDLARKLSVSPSTVSRALSDHPDISSATKRKVVEAAEKYHYQPNQLAQSLQKKRSNTIGVIVPEIRHHFFSNVISGIEEVAYEHGYIIMVCQSNETLSREIINTQALVSNQVAGLLIAISSETTNSEHLSAVIHHNVPLVQFDRVVEELDTSKVVIDDYRAAYGAVTHLVESGYRRIAHLAGQDGIALNRHRFEGYRDAMRDHGLVVDEKYHLHGGYREEDGRAGAEEYLAMDVLPEAILAINDPVAVGLFTRFKEAGLRIPEDVALVGFSDTPAAALIEPALTTVYQPAFEMGRTAVALLLKQFEAGKDFTPETVTLETELLVRGSSAARVRS
- a CDS encoding Gfo/Idh/MocA family oxidoreductase; the encoded protein is MTKIRFGILSTAKIARTKVIPAMQQGKLTEVTAIASRSLGNAQKVADELGIAKAYGSYEKLLADKNVDAVYIPLPNHLHVEWTLKAMNKGKHVLCEKPMGLTGDEVNRLINATVTAPDAKVMEGFMYRFHPQWIEAKRLVDEGEIGELVTIQSFFSYFNADPNNIRNKADLGGGGLMDIGCYPVSLSRFIFNAQPRRVMSFRNQDPEFGTDRVFSGMLDFNGRIATFTCSTQMADYQRVNIVGTTGRIEILIPFNAPPDKPCTILLQQGAKEKMVVQPLTFDPCDQYTLQGDAFARAILDDTQPPTTLMDAFDNMHVIDALVKSAETGQWERS